The Oncorhynchus keta strain PuntledgeMale-10-30-2019 chromosome 17, Oket_V2, whole genome shotgun sequence genome has a window encoding:
- the appl2 gene encoding DCC-interacting protein 13-beta codes for MPAVHKLLLEEALQDSPQTRSLLSVFEEDAGTLTDYTNQLLQSMQRVYGAQSEMGLATEQLSSQLLEYEKQNFALGKGDEEVISTLQQFARTVGELNTLHSELASQMADRMIFPMIQFREKDLTEISTLREVFGIASDEHEAAMVKYSRLPKKKENEKVKAELVGEVAYSRRKQHQASMQYYCALNALQYRKRVAMLEPMLGYTQAQIHFYKKGMDLVSKKMDNFLVSVSSMTQSIQAQLDSEAEAMRLTQRELLSMEDTVYMPDRDPVPVNRTLIQKAGYLNIRNKTGLVTTAWDRLYFFTQGGNLMCQPRGAVAGGMVLDLDNSSVMAVECEDRRYCFQITSPSGKTSMILQAESKKEHEEWICTLNNISRQIYLTDNPEAVAIRLNQTAIQAVTPITSFERRGEGSPNPDRAKPGGVQSSSSAPEAEDLIVPGTPIQFDIMLPASEFQDQNRVGGRRTNPFGETDDDCSPESDDSLLQQVFAVRFLGSMAVRSGQTQEVIYEAMRQVLAARAIHNIFRTTESHLMVTSSCLRLIDPRTQVTRISFQLQEVTQFAAHQENGRLMGFVVEGRDWSEGTEGGEPSFSAFVFESNTEGEKICYTISLGKDIIEAKKDPEALAQLMKNMPLTNDGKFLLLDSETGDTANGGAPDEESEA; via the exons ACTCGCTCCTTGCTCAGTGTGTTTGAGGAAGATGCGGGAACACTCACAGACTACACCAACCAGCTGCTTCAGTCTATGCAGAGGGTTTATGGagcccag AGTGAGATGGGATTGGCTACAGAACAGCTGTCCAGTCAGCTACTGGAATATGAGAAGCAA AATTTTGCCCTTGGTAAAGGTGACGAGGAGGTGATCAGCACACTGCAGCAATTTGCCAGAACTGTGGGGGAG CTGAACACACTACACTCAGAGCTGGCCTCTCAGATGGCTGACAGAATGATTTTTCCCATGATCCAGTTCAGAGAGAAAGACCTTACAG AGATAAGCACATTAAGAGAAGTATTTGGCATCGCCTCTGATG AGCACGAGGCTGCCATGGTCAAGTACAGCAGACTGCCCAAGAAGAAGGAGAATGAGAAG GTGAAGGCAGAGTTGGTGGGGGAGGTGGCCTACTCCAGGAGGAAGCAGCACCAGGCCTCCATGCAGTATTACTGTGCCCTCAATGCCCTGCAGTACCGCAAGAGAGTAGCTATGCTGGAGCCCATGCTGGGATACACACAGGCCCAG ATCCATTTCTATAAGAAAGGCATGGATCTAGTCTCAAAGAAAATGGACAACTTCCTGGTGTCAGTGTCCAGCATGACACAAAGTATCCAGGCTCAGTTGGACTCGGAGGCTGAGGCCATGCGTCTGACCCAGCGAGAGCTGCTCTCCATGGAGGATACTGTGTACATGCCTGACCGTGATCCCGTCCCAGTCAACCGCACGCTTATACAGAAGGCAGGCTACCTCAATATCAGGAA TAAGACGGGCCTGGTGACAACCGCCTGGGACCGCCTTTACTTCTTTACCCAGGGAGGGAACCTCATGTGCCAGCCGCGAGGGGCTGTGGCAGGGGGTATGGTGCTGGACCTGGATAACAGCTCCGTCATGGCCGTAGAGTGTGAGGACAGACGATACTGTTTTCAGATCACCTCCCCCTCCGGTAAAAC GTCAATGATTCTACAAGCAGAGAGCAAAAAGGAACACGAGGAA TGGATTTGCACTTTGAACAACATTTCCCGACAGATCTACCTGACAGACAACCCTGAG GCAGTGGCCATCAGACTGAACCAGACAGCCATCCAGGCGGTCACGCCCATCACCAGctttgagaggagaggggagggctcGCCCAACCCAGACAG gGCTAAGCCAGGTGGGGTGCAGTCCTCTAGCAGTGCTCCAGAAGCAGAGGACCTTATAGTTCCAGGGACACCCATCCAGTTTGACATCATGCTGCCTGCCTCGGAGTTCCAGGACCAGAACAGGGTCGGAGGGAG GCGTACAAACCCATTCGGAGAAACAGATGACGACTGCTCCCCTGAAAGCGATG ACTCCCTGCTGCAGCAGGTGTTTGCGGTGCGGTTCCTGGGCTCCATGGCGGTGCGTTCGGGACAAACCCAGGAAGTGATCTATGAGGCCATGAGACAGGTGCTGGCGGCTCGAGCCATCCACAACATCTTCAGAACTACAGAGTCCCATCTCATGGTCACCAGCAGCTGTCTCAG GTTGATTGACCCCCGGACACAAGTCACAAGAATCAGT TTCCAGCTACAGGAGGTGACCCAGTTTGCGGCCCACCAGGAGAACGGCAGGCTGATGGGCTTCGTGGTTGAGGGGCGAGACTGGAGCGAGGGGACCGAGGGGGGAGAGCCCTCCTTTAGTGCGTTTGTCTTCGAGAGCAACACGgagggagagaag ATATGTTACACGATAAGTTTGGGGAAGGATATTATAGAAGCAAAGAAG gacccgGAGGCTCTAGCTCAGCTGATGAAAAACATGCCTCTGACCAACGATGGCAAGTTCCTCCTGCTGGACAGTGAGACTGGTGACACGGCTAACGGAGGAGCACCGGATGAGGAGTCTGAGGCCTAG